One genomic segment of Stigmatopora argus isolate UIUO_Sarg chromosome 1, RoL_Sarg_1.0, whole genome shotgun sequence includes these proteins:
- the LOC144077667 gene encoding cilia- and flagella-associated protein 47-like isoform X2, with protein sequence MWLNNSSKSWINRVTICPVCASDLSTMGRPAWSVWSLQTTGPKHVTGCACFTIQLLGPKVLHVKSQCEPSRQDYCLFLHLDSVRSKHGFMHRNGNSTVELAVTGTGLPVVLIPSPSNTFDFSTCAVGQRGEHLCVLQNFCPHLPIHFRFRKLAHFGAQPSSGTIAPGGCQDITLFFNARQQGEFHMCQKLDVLGYVAIKKAKSNPDDDAKLKLGSFYTISLHVSAICNIEMTPPPPKLNPGITPIISNATGLRPKVQSKELASCYGMVRAAIVSARKTTFHMHHRKSDQSPGGEEFLALPNDRATSVRPSSPQRQFRTIFTGVQRYTYLDPDYSLTLEETEKRQLHKQRYTEFLEQLRQTRLDKIKTKLEEQGDKFGIISGQGLNPPKLLYRDVNVNQRSSSDLNYTSCGQHKERTTSTKQVSVDSHAFPATSQEVTDCERNLTPQELYQVIIGPAFVDFGEVCLHSVCEQKVELINPLPMFVRVQFVVDCPELEGSCPLSHVLPPVSDSAVTLTFQSNKLGHFYRPISYTVNQQHPGQILVKAMVVRNYLELSTSLLILCPNANLLASSGYRTSVTLRNPRNQPAEFTWRPIVPESGILFSIRPAAGIVEPYSELDCEVVWHAAFSSPQEGDFDLCVIDGNTKRLHCQAKIGSTCIRLAENRLIFESVPLNMPSVRVITLHNNGQNHAFYRVLDVCPLPCMVVTPCEGVVPSWGKAVLMINFNPDCVIKFDTKVAIAVKNMKPIEVRLGGSVEPPNVDISMSLFHFYGVHIGSERAVPFTVINHSPAAARLTFDLSQYPDFSLRLPQPAAKNHSVVRVVEAQGHQKVNCSLVFCPTESGEYDFYPVLLVNGMRWPIGSLPSSPSSISPFFSSGSKCVLKVIPWSITMTMQQPHIQATVLCAPLEMIPPSLQFHVESFTQPSQCYTKTVELKAAREESVCWHNIRGKTVHWSFEPSATTLPEGRKEDELHLSVTPSSGCLGPGQSICLAISITPEAFGTYKETSISISLYLENKQGSNMRQPYKKLPITVVHQLPKITFNPPQMFLTPVPLESSITAKLTLVASGYASGTTLTAKADEVDLVDGTKMQPICVTFPEGKAIPAQDQTTRVTSLICRVSFYSVRTQSICTTITFTDHLDNRFKIKLCATSDNCLLTVWPQMASQRTMQQIVLKNGATLFETITYTPSLDPSDPTSSSSLFEPTSATPKNSSSESFSQSDSGSQTSSISFRNTDTPQTDTGVPLFPSAAASEGQYYQDVLIALERWFSFFGWLNGPNPTKIPYTLRRIVSQDIVNNPKGQAQGVSQKKDPRSAVEMIIHLAGKRIPNISHCQTFSTDLHKRTVQLLQQYEAIFAFLSVQGACLSHIRAEYLLDREEFNHWWSLQSDTEEPGVDFNYVDYESVSKRCWTDFLLQIYKVLVLCRVSERSPNLNKVSYQKGEDGIPNIQSLPSNLYSRHELMILSWLNSHYHYMRDTVWGSGTVPPARWIVNFDLDLADGLVLATLLAAYCPYLVSSHFQRMYPTSTTLEQILHNNIIIVQALTMLSLNMDLKPTDLSDPNPVQLLMLCVLLYERLPQYKPINTISFSGSLNRTLSKQVHLKNPSSCLVKYRALLLGQDANLFSVADGSTVTIPPNASTDLTIQYCSSFLQPKEAVLLLISTSTSARQGATLTFKVNTCVSQITPTKSVTCKIPCYVLKVVQVQITNSFNGQGDFSVLTIESKVNPLESEKEIDRLVQQALLKAKNEKKPLERSCHEEMAGGDGCEFISTVISVNLKPGQSDTLILHFLPFSPGTKYCAVLLTCPQLGDMVYMVKATADLPLPSPLRVRHSSNIFAIPGNSVGPGSCVSALRLRCTVGETCEELIRLPLINSSWENSLALWAQHRMSAMELQRRMMTYTLHSSSVRASMAACMLSKKQSQMKDVDDKNGVVYSVDVSLPRYFTVPSTVTMPIRKETNIWKNPSDLDCVEIPLRFKADCVGQFSCQMVLKSCFDTRVYLMEALVTSPGESHHLDFSSPAQHSVTQDIPLHNETSHDWTLKAELCADGFYGPDVLIVPAGTRACYPLTFHPATQGIVMGKLSLHNSYNGVDHVFTIRGVGERPLPVEHVVLRCPVGKTTHREFSVPNYSQKTLSLQVVTDLPSVSGIASLKVKPGQSSLYTMAVLPRRRGMLSGCLSFIEINRTNERDSDRGNIVGLYEVFYTLEIHCEPETPVKNIKVQCTVQSSVAIEIPVNNPGVELLILIVDLEGDDLCGAGWILIPPRETLNYKVTFSPGKIGKRKGGVVFHSASIGEFWYQLDLYAIPSAVVTLPQTCCPLGKSTRQSITVVNPKEETVEVMVSNNNPRNYTLELGSESTLTVEPQSDIQFGVLFIPSSIGECNQGGKLTFTSTQLPQWSVLLFGRGLAPGREDPLSICTTVGSSKCLTIQFTNPTDCPGTLTITLTDKDPSSSPDFVPVAPDKDVFYLSLGQSEGIQISEGASLDVPVVFTPKSMDQQYVWLSISFSPLNTVTCGKRARKKLSTLCWTYPIFGIPVRVLMDNLPLCVLQCEAGCQQEKKLDVQLSGYVPGTQSEHKVSNLTVEDFQCEVRFECETEDSLSACVQEAKSDPETGIVTLTINLIHNPVKQCSCSAILVVQHVSGQMWEFSLDVIATEPQVDDFIDTDVTEFGKTSAVGFYLTSTTRRPAPFTATFQPGSSDEFAVTPSSGMLPPLDSNGALINVFFTPAIKNKRHNARLIIQASGMQWKYDIRGVAAHPSVSCPKNTAPVPQTNYVARNIRVPALANSAPLKFRK encoded by the exons ATGTGGTTGAACAACAGCTCGAAATCTTGGATAAACAG GGTAACCATTTGTCCTGTCTGTGCTTCGGACCTGTCTACTATGGGACGTCCCGCGTGGAGCGTGTGGTCGTTGCAAACAACGGGCCCCAAACATGTGACTGGGTGTGCTTGCTTCACGATTCAGCTGCTGGGACCGAAAGT ATTACATGTCAAGTCTCAATGTGAGCCCAGTCGGCAGGACTACTGTCTATTTCTACATCTGGACTCGGTTAGAAGCAAACATGGCTTCATGCACCGAAATG GTAACAGCACTGTAGAGTTGGCAGTAACGGGCACTGGGTTGCCGGTGGTTCTAATTCCTAGCCCCTCAAATACATTTGACTTTTCTACCTGTGCGGTGGGCCAGAGAGGTGAACACCTTTGTGTGCTGCAGAATTTCTGTCCGCATCTTCCTATCCACTTCCGCTTCCGTAAATTGGCGCATTTTGGCGCTCAACCCTCCTCCGGCACTATTGCTCCTGGAGGTTGTCAG GACATCACTTTGTTTTTCAATGCAAGGCAGCAGGGGGAATTCCATATGTGCCAGAAACTTGATGTTTTGGGATATGTTGCTATCAAGAAGGCGAAAAGCAACCCTGATGATGATGCCAAGCTAAAGCTTGGCAGCTTCTACACCATCTCACTGCACGTATCAGCTATCTGCAACATTGAGatgactcctcctcctcctaaaTTAAATCCTG GTATTACCCCAATAATCAGCAATGCCACCGGTTTACGTCCAAAAGTTCAATCTAAGGAATTAGCTTCCTGCTATGGAATGGTGCGTGCTGCCATCGTCAGTGCTCGTAAGACAACATTCCATATGCATCATCGGAAGAGTGATCAAAGTCCAGGTGGTGAGGAGTTTCTGGCTTTGCCGAATGACCGAGCCACCAGTGTCAGACCGTCCTCACCACAAAGACAATTCAG GACCATCTTTACAGGAGTACAACGTTACACCTATTTAGATCCTGATTATAGTCTCACTTTGGAAGAGACGGAGAAAAGACAATTACATAAACAGCGTTACACCGAATTCCTCGAGCAACTCAGACAAACACGCCTGGATAAGATCAAGacgaa ACTGGAagaacaaggagacaaatttGGGATTATATCTGGCCAAGGCCTCAACCCACCGAAACTTCTCTACCGTGACGTGAATGTCAATCAGAGGTCAAGTAGCGATCTGAACTATACTTCCTGTGGCCAGCACAAGGAAAGGACTACCAGCACCAAGCAG GTGTCAGTGGACTCACATGCATTCCCAGCAACTAGCCAGGAAGTAACAGACTGTGAGAGGAATTTAACCCCACAGGAGCTTTACCAGGTTATCATTG GCCCAGCATTTGTGGACTTTGGAGAGGTGTGTTTACATTCGGTGTGTGAGCAGAAGGTAGAGCTGATCAATCCGCTGCCAATGTTTGTGAGGGTCCAATTCGTAGTGGACTGCCCTGAGCTGGAAGGCTCATGTCCTCTGTCTCACGTGTTGCCACCGGTTTCAGACAGTGCGGTAACCCTGACATTTCAAAGCAACAAGCTGGGTCACTTTTATAG ACCGATATCTTACACAGTGAATCAGCAACATCCTGGACAGATTTTGGTCAAGGCCATGGTTGTCCGTAATTACCTGGAATTGTCCACCTCCCTGCTGATACTCTGTCCAAACGCAAACTTGCTTGCCTCGTCAGGCTACCGAACCTCAGTTACCCTTCGGAACCCGCGAAATCAGCCAGCAGAATTCACTTGGCGCCCCATAGTTCCAGAGAGTGGCATCCTCTTCTCTATTCGACCAGCCGCAG GTATAGTAGAGCCATACAGCGAACTTGATTGTGAGGTGGTCTGGCATGCGGCTTTCTCGTCCCCTCAGGAAGGAGACTTTGATCTCTGTGTCATTGATGGCAACACAAAACGTCTTCACTGTCAGGCTAAG ATTGGATCAACTTGCATCCGACTAGCAGAGAACCGGCTGATATTTGAGTCTGTACCTCTCAACATGCCATCTGTCAGGGTTATAACCTTACACAATAATGGCCAGAACCATGCCTTCTATCGA GTACTTGATGTGTGCCCTTTGCCATGTATGGTGGTCACCCCATGTGAGGGAGTGGTGCCGAGTTGGGGGAAGGCTGTTCTCATGATTAACTTCAATCCGGACTGTGTCATCAAATTTGACACTAAAGTTGCG ATAGCTGTCAAAAACATGAAGCCCATTGAAGTTCGATTGGGTGGCTCGGTGGAGCCTCCTAATGTCGACATCAGCATG TCCCTCTTCCATTTCTATGGCGTCCATATTGGTTCTGAGAGAGCCGTACCCTTCACTGTAATTAACCACTCACCAGCTGCAGCTCGGCTCACTTTCGACCTGTCTCAATATCCAGACTTCTCTCTGCGGCTTCCTCAGCCTGCTGCAA AAAATCATTCAGTTGTGAGGGTTGTTGAAGCCCAAGGCCACCAGAAAGTCAACTGTTCTCTTGTATTCTGTCCTACCGAG TCAGGTGAATATGACTTTTACCCGGTGTTGTTGGTTAATGGAATGAGATGGCCTATTGGTTCTCTACCGTCCTCCCCCTCGTCGATCTCTCCCTTCTTTTCATCTGGTAGCAAGTGCGTTCTCAAAGTGATTCCCTGGTCTATCACCATGACAATGCAACAGCCACACATACAAGCCACAG TGCTCTGTGCCCCACTGGAAATGATCCCACCAAGCTTACAGTTCCATGTGGAGTCTTTTACACAACCTTCTCAATGCTACACAAAG ACAGTGGAGCTTAAAGCAGCACGTGAAGAGAGCGTCTGTTGGCACAACATCAGAGGAAAGACTGTGCACTGGTCTTTTGAGCCAAGCGCTACAACACTGCCAGAGGGTAGGAAAGAGGATGAGCTTCATTTGTCCGTGACACCATCATCAGGTTGTTTGGGGCCTGGTCAGTCCATCTGCTTGGCAATCAGCATTACGCCAGAGGCATTCGGAACAT ACAAAGAGACAAGTATTTCCATTTCTCTTTACTTGGAAAACAAACAAGGGAGCAATATGAGGCAGCCATACAAAAAGCTTCCCATCACTGTTGTCCACCAGCTCCCCAAGATAACTTTCAACCCCCCACAAATGTTCCTGACCCCAGTGCCCTTGGAAAGCAGCATAACCGCCAAACTGACATTGGTTGCCTCAGGATATGCAAG TGGAACCACTTTAACAGCCAAAGCAGATGAGGTGGATCTGGTGGATGGAACCAAGATGCAACCAATCTGTGTCACCTTTCCGGAGGGTAAAGCCATCCCTGCACAAGACCAG ACAACTCGCGTGACCTCCCTGATTTGCCGAGTGTCTTTTTATTCTGTGAGGACTCAGTCCATTTGCACAACCATCACATTCACTGACCATCTAGACAACAG ATTTAAGATCAAGTTGTGCGCCACAAGTGACAACTGTTTGTTGACTGTGTGGCCCCAAATGGCTAGTCAACGCACAATGCAACAGATAGTTCTCAAAAACG GGGCCACTCTTTTTGAAACAATTACATATACACCCAGTCTTGATCCGTCTGATCCAACTTCTTCGTCCTCATTGTTTGAACCCACCAGCGCGACACCCAAGAACTCATCATCGG AGTCCTTTTCACAAAGTGACAGTGGGAGTCAGACCAGCAGCATAAGTTTTCGTAACACAGACACTCCACAGACCGACACCGGCGTGCCACTATTCCCCTCTGCAGCCGCATCGGAGGGACAATATTATCAGGATGTATTAATAGCATTGGAGAGGTGGTTTAGCTTCTTTGGTTGGCTCAATGGGCCAAACCCCACCAAAATACCATATACACTCAGAAG AATTGTGTCCCAAGATATTGTAAATAATCCTAAAGGACAGGCACAGGGGGTAAGCCAAAAGAAAGACCCCAG ATCTGCAGTGGAGATGATTATTCATCTGGCAGGCAAACGGATTCCCAACATTTCTCACTGTCAGACATTTTCTACAGATTTACACAAGCGCACTGTCCAGCTGCTCCAACAATATGAAGCCATATTTGCTTTTCTGAG TGTACAGGGAGCTTGTTTGAGTCACATCAGAGCTGAGTATCTACTGGATAGAGAAGAATTCAACCACTGGTGGTCCCTACAG tCTGATACGGAAGAGCCCGGTGTGGACTTCAACTATGTTGACTATGAGTCTGTGAGCAAACGGTGTTGGACTGATTTTCTCCTACAAATATATAAG GTCTTGGTGTTGTGTCGCGTATCAGAAAGAAGTCCAAACTTGAATAAAGTGAGCTATCAGAAAGGTGAAGATGGAATTCCCAATATTCAGTCACTGCCCAGCAACCTCTACTCTCGTCATGAGCTCATGATTCTCTCTTGGCTGAATTCCCACTATCATTACATGAGGGACACTGTGTGGGGTTCAG GTACTGTCCCACCAGCACGCTGGATTGTCAATTTTGACTTGGACTTGGCTGACGGTCTTGTTCTTGCTACTTTGCTtgctgcctactgcccatacctg GTCTCAAGCCACTTTCAAAGGATGTACCCAACCAGTACCACCCTGGAGCAAATTCTTCACAACAACATTATTATTGTCCAGGCGTTAACTATGCTTTCTCTCAACATGGATCTAAAG CCCACAGACTTGTCAGATCCCAATCCAGTGCAACTGCTGATGTTGTGTGTTCTTCTATATGAGAGGCTTCCCCAATACAAGCCCATAAATACAATCTCGTTCTCTGGAAGCCTAAACAGAACCTTGAGCAAACAG GTGCATCTTAAAAACCCGTCCAGCTGCCTTGTCAAATATCGGGCTTTACTTCTAGGACAGGATGCCAATCTTTTCTCTGTTGCCGATGGCTCTACTGTCACCATTCCTCCAAA TGCAAGCACTGATCTGACTATCCAGTACTGCTCCTCATTCCTGCAGCCTAAGGAAGCTGTTCTATTATTGATATCTACCTCAACTTCTGCCCGACAAGGGGCAACTTTGACTTTCAAAGTGAACACCTGTGTTAGTCAAATCACACCCACC AAAAGTGTCACATGCAAGATTCCTTGCTATGTGCTAAAAGTGGTTCAAGTTCAGATAACAAACTCATTTAATGGGCAAGGTGACTTCAG TGTGTTGACGATAGAGTCAAAAGTCAACCCATTGGAGTCGGAAAAGGAAATCGACAGACTTGTTCAACAGGCGTTACTCAAAGCCAA GAATGAGAAGAAACCATTAGAGAGAAGCTGTCATGAAGAGATGG cagGAGGAGATGGTTGCGAGTTCATCAGCACAGTGATCAGTGTTAATCTGAAGCCTGGCCAGTCAGACACACTTATCCTTCACTTTCTTCCCTTCTCTCCGGGAACCAAGTACTGTGCCGTATTGCTCACATGTCCCCAG CTCGGTGACATGGTCTACATGGTGAAGGCTACTGCAGATTTGCCTCTACCTTCCCCTCTAAGAGTGAggcacagttcaaatatattcGCCATCCCTGGTAACTCTG TTGGCCCTGGCAGTTGCGTATCAGCGCTGCGGCTGCGCTGTACTGTCGGAGAGACATGTGAAGAGCTGATCCGCCTACCCCTGATCAATTCATCCTGGGAAAACTCCCTGGCTCTGTGGGCTCAGCACAGGATGAGTGCCATGGAACTTCAGAGACGGATGATGACTTACACTTTGCATAGCAGTAGTGTGAGGGCGAGCATGGCAGCATGCATGCTTTCAAAAAAGCAG AGCCAGATGAAAGATGTTGACGACAAAAACGGGGTAGTATATAGTGTGGATGTTTCATTACCTCGATACTTTACTGTACCCAGCACTGTGACAATGCCTATAAGAAAAGAGACCAACATATGGAAGAATCCTTCAG ATCTTGATTGTGTGGAAATACCTCTGCGCTTCAAGGCAGACTGTGTGGGCCAGTTCTCATGTCAGATGGTCCTAAAGTCCTGCTTTGATACCAGAGTCTACTTGATGGAAGCGCTCGTTACCTCACCG GGAGAATCACATCACTTGGACTTTAGCTCACCTGCTCAGCATTCAGTCACACAAGATATACCTCTG CATAATGAGACTAGCCATGACTGGACCTTGAAAGCTGAGTTATGTGCTGATGGATTTTATGGTCCTGATGTTCTCATTGTGCCAGCCGGGACAAGAGCTTGTTACCCTCTGACTTTTCATCCAGCTACACAAGGCATTGTCATG GGGAAGCTATCTTTGCATAACAGCTACAACGGGGTGGATCATGTCTTTACCATTCGAGGAGTGGGTGAGCGACCCTTGCCTGTGGAGCACGTAGTGCTACGCTGTCCTGTTGGCAAGACCACTCACAGAGAATTTAGTGTACCCAACTACAGTCAGAAAACACTCTCACTTCAG GTGGTCACAGATTTGCCCTCTGTCAGTGGAATCGCATCGCTAAAGGTTAAACCTGGTCAAAGCTCCCTGTACACCATGGCTGTGTTGCCACGGAGACGAGGAATGCTATCAG GTTGTCTATCATTTATTGAGATCAATCGCACTAATGAGCGGGACAGTGACAGAG GAAATATTGTCGGACTCTATGAGGTCTTCTACACGCTTGAAATACATTGTGAACCAGAAACACCTGTGAAGAATATTAAAGTGCAGTGCACCGTTCAA AGCTCAGTTGCCATAGAGATCCCTGTTAATAACCCAGGAGTAGAACTTCTTATTCTCATTGTGGACCTGGAAGGAGATGACTTATGTGGAGCAGGCTGGATTTTGATCCCCCCGCGTGAAACACTGAACTACAAAGTGACATTTTCCCCTGGAAAAATAGGGAAGCGTAAAGGCGG CGTGGTGTTCCACTCTGCATCAATTGGAGAGTTTTGGTACCAGCTGGATCTTTATGCTATTCCCTCTGCTGTCGTCACACTCCCACAGACTTGCTGTCCATTGGGCAA ATCGACTAGACAGTCAATTACAGTGGTCAACCCCAAAGAAGAAACAGTTGAGGTGATGGTGTCCAACAATAATCCCAGGAACTACACGCTAGAACTCGGTTCAGAAAGCAct CTGACAGTGGAACCCCAATCCGACATCCAATTTGGGGTTCTCTTTATTCCATCTTCTATTGGAGAGTGTAACCAAGGAGGAAAGTTAACTTTTACCTCCACTCAG TTGCCTCAATGGAGCGTGTTGTTATTTGGCCGGGGTCTTGCGCCCGGACGGGAGGACCCGCTGAGCATCTGCACCACAGTTGGTTCCAGCAAGTGCCTAACCATACAGTTCACAAACCCTACTGATTGCCCAGGCACACTGACAATCACACTGACAG ATAAGGACCCAAGTTCTTCCCCTGATTTTGTTCCAGTGGCTCCGGACAAGGATGTGTTTTACCTTTCTCTGGGCCAATCAGAAG GTATTCAGATAAGTGAGGGAGCCAGTTTGGATGTGCCAGTGGTATTCACACCAAAGTCCATGGACCAACAATATGTCTGGCTAAGCATCTCTTTCTCACCCCTCAACACAGTTACATGCGGGAAAAG GGCAAGAAAGAAGCTGTCAACCCTCTGTTGGACTTACCCTATCTTTGGGATTCCCGTGAGAGTGCTTATGGACAACTTACCACTCTGCGTGCTCCAGTGTGAGGCCGGCTGCCAGCAGGAGAAGAAACTTGATGTCCAGCTGAGCGGATATGTCCCAGGAACTCAAAGTGAACATAAAG TTTCCAATTTGACGGTTGAAGACTTCCAATGTGAGGTGCGTTTTGAATGTGAAACTGAGGACAGCCTTTCCGCTTGCGTCCAAGAAGCAAAAAGTGACCCTGAAACTGGCATTGTAACGCTTACCATCAATCTGATCCACAATCCAGTCAAGCAATGCAG cTGCTCAGCAATTCTCGTGGTACAGCATGTGTCCGGACAAATGTGGGAGTTTTCTCTCGATGTCATCGCCACAGAGCCTCAGGTTGATGACTTCATCGACACAGACGTCACCGAGTTTGGCAAAACATCCGCGGTGGGCTTCTACTTGACCAGCACCACTAG GAGGCCAGCGCCGTTTACTGCGACGTTCCAGCCAGGCAGCAGCGATGAGTTTGCGGTAACTCCGAGCTCCGGGATGTTGCCACCATTGGACTCCAACGGTGCCCTCATCAATGTGTTCTTCACTCCCGCCATCAAAAATAAGAGGCACAACGCAAGACTTATCATTCAG GCATCAGGCATGCAGTGGAAGTATGACATCAGAGGTGTAGCCGCTCACCCCTCAGTATCCTGCCCCAAAAACACAGCTCCAGTACCCCAAACCAACTATGTAGCAAGGAATATTCGTGTTCCGGCCCTGGCAAATTCGGCACCGCTGAAATTTCGCAAATAA